TCCGAGATCTATCAATTTACAGCGTTCGCTACAGAAAGGCCGGAAAGTATTCGCAGTGTTCCATTCTAACTGTTTGCTACAACTAGGGCAGGCAACTAATGGTTTTTTCGTCTGGGTAGGATTTGCCAAGTTAAGACTCCTGTTTCTGTTGTGCCAGTTCTATCAGCTTATGATGTAACGATTCTACTTTTGGTTGCAGTAGTGCTTCAGGTCCACTGTTATCAATAAGGCTGTCTGCACGCTCTATACGTTCTAAGCGAGGCATCTGCGCGGCAATAATGGCCCTGACTTGCGTGCTATCGGTGTCATCTCTGACTGTGGTTCGGTTAATCTGAGTTGCTTCATCGACATCCACAACAACGGTATGATCTACCATTAGGTGCTGGTCAGTTTCCAGTAAGAGTGGAGAAGCCAGAATAGCATAGGCTGAGATAGCCTGTTCAAGTTGTTGTAAGATCCGTTCTCTGATTATTGGGTGTAATAGCTGCTCCAGCCAGTCTCGCTGTTCAGGCTGGTCAAAGACGATTTTTCTAAGTGCGGTGCGATCTAGATTGCCATCATTAAGAAGAATTTTTTCCCCGAACTGCTGAATGATTTTATCCAGCGCAGGTTCTCCGGGCTGAACGACTTCCCGGGCAACGATGTCCGCATCAACTACGCATATGCCTAGTAGCTCAAAACGCTGAGAAACGGCTGTTTTTCCACTTCCAATGCCGCCGGTAAGGCCTGCTACAAACATATCAATGTCTCTGAATATAATTAGTCGTATTTTTGGTTAAAAATTTAATAGCTGAAGATACCAATCAGTCAGGTCATGGCCCCAGAGTAGCGCTATCCAGCCAGCTCCAGCCAGATAAGGCCCAAAAGGAATGGGTGTTTGAGACTCATGACGGCTGAAGGCTATCATCAAGCCGCCAACTACGGCGCCAATGAGTGAAGAGGCAAGAATAATCAATGGCAGCATGTCCGCGCCAGCCCATGCGCCTAATGCAGCTAATAGCTTGAAGTCACCATAGCCCATGCCTTCTTTTCCGGTAATCAGCTTAAATAGCCAGTACACAGACCAAAGAGAAAGGTAACCCAATACGGCACCCCAGAGCGCCGAAGGCAGGCTGGTGAAGTAGTCGAAACTATTTAGTATCAGTCCAATCCAGAGCAGTGGCAGTGTTATTTTGTCGGGTAGCAGTTGATGATCTATATCAATAGCGGTTAATGCGATCAGGCACCAGCTAAAAAATACAATGCTAAAGGCAACGAGATTAAAGCCATAAAGGTAGATGATAGCGGCAGATATCGCTGCTGTTATCAGCTCAATCAGCGGATATCGCAGTGATATTGGGGTTTTGCAGCTACTGCATTTTCCTCCCAGTATCAGAAAGTAGCTGATAAGAGGAATGTTTTCATACCAGTGTATCAGGTGACCACAGGTTGGGCAGGTAGAGGCAGGCTGAGCTAAATTATATACGGTCGCAGGCTCTTTAGGGTGCTCAGTTGTGCCCGTATCAGTTGTATTGTTATTGGCTGCTTCGGCTGCCATTAACTGCCATTCATGCTCCATCATCAACGGCAGTCGGTGGATAACGACATTGAGAAAGCTACCAATCAGAAGAGCAAATCCAAAAGCCACTGATACTGACAGCCATGTATTGGCTGCAATAAGTTCAAACAGCATAAAGTCGGATGTTCCTGTCAATTTCGGTCAAAGTTTTTATGAAATATTCAATATAAAACTCTGAACGTTCGCTAAACTACATTACCTAGTTGGAAGATTGGTAAGTACATCGCGATAACCAGGCCGCCTACCAAAATGCCCAGGATTGACATGATTAACGGTTCGATTAACGTTGATAGGTTGTCGACGGCATCATCAACCTCATCTTCATAATAACCAGCAACTTTATCTAGCATGGTCTCAAGCGAGCCCGCTTCTTCGCCGATAGCGATCATTTGTGTTGCCATCGGTGGGAACAGGCCGGTCATAGTAACTGCGTTTTGAAGTGACTGACCAGTCGATACGCCATTCTTAATCTGCTGAATGGCTGTTTCATAGACAATATTTCCTGAAGCGCCTGCAGCAGAGTCCAGAGCATCAACTAAAGGAACGCCAGCTGCAAAAGTAGTTGCCAGAGTTCTGGCGAAACGGGCAATGGCGGAGTTGTGAAGTATCTGGCCAATAATGGGCAGTTTGAGAACGCTTCGATCTACCCACTCTCTGAAGCCTCGTGATTTCTCATGCGCTTTAGATATTGTAAAACCAGATACTGCGATTGCGATAATTGCGATAAACCACCAGTCCTGGGCTATATTAGACAGGCTGACTACAAATAAAGTGAATGCTGGCAGGTCTGCGCCGAAGCTGGAAAATACACTTTCGAATTGTGGTACTACTTTAATTAGCAGTATTGCTGAAACAACTAAACCGACTACGATAACGGCAATTGGATAGGTAAGTGCTTTCTTTATTTTTTTCTTAAGTTTTTCCATCTTCTCTTTGTAAGATGCAATACGGTCTAACATGGTTTCAAGCGAACCGGAGCTTTCACCAGCATCTACCAGATTACAATAGAGATCATCAAAGCACTTTGGGTGCCGTTCTAGTGCTTTGGCAAAACTGGTACCGCCGCTGACGTCGGATTTTAGGTCATAAATAACTTTTTTCATTTTGGCTTTTTCTATGCCGTTAGCAACAATATCGAAGCCTTGTAATAGGGGGACGCCAGATTTCAGCATGGTGGCGGTTTGTCGTGTGAACAGCGCAACGTCCAGTGGTTTTATCGGTTTGTTGTGATTGCTGAACATGCTATAAGTCTGTTTGCGGACTTTTTTCGGCATAACTCCCTGTTTGCGCAACAGGGCTTTAGCTTCGCCAAGATTATCGGCATTGATAGAGCCTTTACTAGGATTACCACTTTTATCCTTGCCTTCCCAGTTAAAGGTGATAGGTGCCTTATCTGTTACTTTCTTAGCCATCCGGTTGATTTCCGTTTACAGGTTTAGAATACGTACTATCTACAATGTTTAAAGTATTAACAACTATGCTAAGGCCATTAAAGCTTAATAACCCGGTTCATCTCTTCCAGACTGGTAACCCCTTGAATTACTTTCCTCAGGGCCGATAGCCGAAGTGATCTGAAGCCTTGTTGCTTCGCTGTGTTGAGAATGTCCAGTGAACTCCCGTTATCCATTATAACCTGTGCAATTTCAGGGCTCATAGACATAGTTTCGTAGACACCTACACGGCCTTTATAGCCTTTATTACATTTATTACAGCCTTCTGGGTTGTGTTCAAATATATTGAGTCCTGCTTTTATCTGTTCCGGGGTAAAGCCCTCTTCTAATAGAGTGGTTTCTGGAATGCTGGCTGGTTTTTTACAACCATTACAAAGGCGTCTTCCTAAACGTTGAGCAATAATCATAGAGACAGATGTGGCAATGTTAAAGGCAGGAACACCCATATTGCGCAGTCGTGTGAGAGTTTCTGCTGCGCTGTTGGTATGCAGGGTAGATAGAACCATGTGGCCAGTTTGAGCAGCCTTAATTGCGATCTCAGCAGTTTCAATATCCCGGATCTCACCTACCATGACGACATCGGGGTCTTGGCGCAGGAATGAGCGAAGGGCCTCAGCAAATGTCAGGCCTACTTTAATATTTACATGAACCTGGTTGATGCCTTCCAGGTTGATCTCTACGGGGTCTTCTGCAGTGGATATGTTTCGTTCAACGGTGTTGAGGATATTCAAACCGGTATAGAGAGATACGGTCTTGCCGCTACCAGTAGGTCCGGTAACCAGAATCATTCCCTGGGGTTTATGTAGAGTCTGCATAAACAACTCTTTTTGGTCTTCGTCGTACCCAAGCGCTTCGATACCCATCTGTGCGCTTGTTGGGTCTAAAATACGTAGTACAACTTTCTCGCCCCAGAGAGTAGGTAGGGTGTTCACACGAAAATCAATGGCGCGGTTTTTTGATATTTTCATTTTAATACGGCCATCCTGAGGGATACGCCGTTCAGATATGTCCATTTGTGACATGACTTTCAGCCGGGCACAGAGCCTGGAGGCCAGGTTAGATGGCGGCTTAGCGACTTCTTGAAGGATGCCATCAATACGACAGCGGATACGGTAGGATTTTTCATAGGGCTCAAAGTGGATATCTGAAGCGCCTGTTTTAATCGCGTCCAAAAGTATCTTATTAACAAAGCGAACAATAGGAGCGTCGTTAGCAGCCTCTTCGCCGGTGTCCTCCTGCTGTTCTGTAAGCCCCT
The genomic region above belongs to Amphritea japonica ATCC BAA-1530 and contains:
- a CDS encoding type II secretion system F family protein; this translates as MAKKVTDKAPITFNWEGKDKSGNPSKGSINADNLGEAKALLRKQGVMPKKVRKQTYSMFSNHNKPIKPLDVALFTRQTATMLKSGVPLLQGFDIVANGIEKAKMKKVIYDLKSDVSGGTSFAKALERHPKCFDDLYCNLVDAGESSGSLETMLDRIASYKEKMEKLKKKIKKALTYPIAVIVVGLVVSAILLIKVVPQFESVFSSFGADLPAFTLFVVSLSNIAQDWWFIAIIAIAVSGFTISKAHEKSRGFREWVDRSVLKLPIIGQILHNSAIARFARTLATTFAAGVPLVDALDSAAGASGNIVYETAIQQIKNGVSTGQSLQNAVTMTGLFPPMATQMIAIGEEAGSLETMLDKVAGYYEDEVDDAVDNLSTLIEPLIMSILGILVGGLVIAMYLPIFQLGNVV
- the pilB gene encoding type IV-A pilus assembly ATPase PilB; this encodes MSVQPFQPLSGLARRLVNDGVFSSDVAMDALKTARKDNKPFIAHIIENRLVSAYRAAAAAADEFGMPLLDLEVIDIEALPQGLVDEKLITKHHALPLIKRENRLYVAISDPTNIQALDEFKFHTGTTTEGVIVEEDKLSNLIDTFLDEQNSALDGLEDADLDNLEIDEGLTEQQEDTGEEAANDAPIVRFVNKILLDAIKTGASDIHFEPYEKSYRIRCRIDGILQEVAKPPSNLASRLCARLKVMSQMDISERRIPQDGRIKMKISKNRAIDFRVNTLPTLWGEKVVLRILDPTSAQMGIEALGYDEDQKELFMQTLHKPQGMILVTGPTGSGKTVSLYTGLNILNTVERNISTAEDPVEINLEGINQVHVNIKVGLTFAEALRSFLRQDPDVVMVGEIRDIETAEIAIKAAQTGHMVLSTLHTNSAAETLTRLRNMGVPAFNIATSVSMIIAQRLGRRLCNGCKKPASIPETTLLEEGFTPEQIKAGLNIFEHNPEGCNKCNKGYKGRVGVYETMSMSPEIAQVIMDNGSSLDILNTAKQQGFRSLRLSALRKVIQGVTSLEEMNRVIKL
- the coaE gene encoding dephospho-CoA kinase (Dephospho-CoA kinase (CoaE) performs the final step in coenzyme A biosynthesis.), which codes for MFVAGLTGGIGSGKTAVSQRFELLGICVVDADIVAREVVQPGEPALDKIIQQFGEKILLNDGNLDRTALRKIVFDQPEQRDWLEQLLHPIIRERILQQLEQAISAYAILASPLLLETDQHLMVDHTVVVDVDEATQINRTTVRDDTDSTQVRAIIAAQMPRLERIERADSLIDNSGPEALLQPKVESLHHKLIELAQQKQES
- the yacG gene encoding DNA gyrase inhibitor YacG: MANPTQTKKPLVACPSCSKQLEWNTANTFRPFCSERCKLIDLGAWASEEYKVAAEPSVDDYSSSFDDPESQEYQDRPLH
- a CDS encoding prepilin peptidase — its product is MLFELIAANTWLSVSVAFGFALLIGSFLNVVIHRLPLMMEHEWQLMAAEAANNNTTDTGTTEHPKEPATVYNLAQPASTCPTCGHLIHWYENIPLISYFLILGGKCSSCKTPISLRYPLIELITAAISAAIIYLYGFNLVAFSIVFFSWCLIALTAIDIDHQLLPDKITLPLLWIGLILNSFDYFTSLPSALWGAVLGYLSLWSVYWLFKLITGKEGMGYGDFKLLAALGAWAGADMLPLIILASSLIGAVVGGLMIAFSRHESQTPIPFGPYLAGAGWIALLWGHDLTDWYLQLLNF